TTTATCCGGTATACCGCCCAATCGAGCTATGATTAGGGCAGCACCCATTGCCAGAAAACCCATATTTACCTTTTTCCAAAATCCGAGCAACAAAACCGCGACAAGAAACACCAAAGAGATTGCGGCTAGATAGTTTTCCATATCAATTTCCTCTTTTTTAAGTGTGAAAAAGGCTGACGGATTGCTGAAAAGTCAAAAAATTAAAACTTCTCAGAATTCTCTCTGCTTCTCACAAAATTATTTTTGTAATTCAGTAATCTTTTTATCAAAATCCAAAACGCATTTATTGAATTTATCTGCCTCCAAAATAGGAAACAGATGGTTATTACAGGCTGTAAATTCATAGCAGAGCGCTAACGGTGATTTTTTGCAGCGCTTAATGGCTTCGTGGCCGGATTCCCATGCATCATGATAAGCCGAATGCGATACAAAAGTTGCAACGGGAATGGTGCGGTCGCTTAACGGTGTCATGTTATCAGTAAAATAGGTATCCAGATGGTACTCAATTCCAACCCATGGCGGAAGTTGAAGCATGCTCTGCTGAAACAAATCAGCATCCTCGGAACTAAGCGGAGAGTTCTTACGCTGCTTAGCCGCGTAAGAGACCGGATCGTTAATATAAGGCATCATACGGGTCATCCAACCATCAATGTTATAATGGTTGGATTTATGCTGATTCCATTCGGCATCAGTAAAAGCAAATAATGAGGCATCCACCATAATCATACCGCGCAGATGATATTCGGATTGGGTATTAGCGTATGTTGCGACAACCGCACCACCCAAAGAATGTCCAACAAGCAAAACATTCTGCAATCCAAGGTGGTCAATCAGTTCGCGCACATCCTGCGCCATGCGTGCTTGACGGTTATTGCCGCACACCTTCATCGAACGCCC
This genomic window from Caproicibacterium sp. BJN0003 contains:
- a CDS encoding alpha/beta hydrolase; translated protein: MATKDNFFQTSDGLWLYYETAGEGAPIVMLPGFGESLTMWRHSVPVLSKTNKVICLDLRGHGRSMKVCGNNRQARMAQDVRELIDHLGLQNVLLVGHSLGGAVVATYANTQSEYHLRGMIMVDASLFAFTDAEWNQHKSNHYNIDGWMTRMMPYINDPVSYAAKQRKNSPLSSEDADLFQQSMLQLPPWVGIEYHLDTYFTDNMTPLSDRTIPVATFVSHSAYHDAWESGHEAIKRCKKSPLALCYEFTACNNHLFPILEADKFNKCVLDFDKKITELQK